One window of the Desulforhopalus sp. genome contains the following:
- a CDS encoding MFS transporter, whose product MSREELEIRSWGDSFKAWGHPKAIAMLFLGFSAGVPILLIFSTLSVWLREAGVDRSAVTFFSWAALGYSFKFLWAPIIDLLPVPFLTITLGRRRSWLILAQFCIIVAILWMALVNPADNPHNLTFMAMAAVLLGFSSASQDVVIDAYRIESAEQTLQALLSSMYIAGYRVGMLVAGAGSLFLADYIGGGDGYSYYAWRITYFAMAAVMICGVITTLCIAEPLSPRGVDRHRYSVAEYLRLVLLFALVLLAFALTFFGAGIWFADIGKVYPFFVAAEGGVTSFFSEFLRFSLAAGAGGLVAWVVVVTGLFNKDMVFQAYWTPVQEFFIRYGVKTAVLLLLLIGFYRLSDIVLGVVSNVFYLDMGFSKTAIAGITKSFGLGMTLAGGFLGGILTIRFGVQRILFLGAFLSAATNLLFMLLAGAANDLTLLTIVIGADNLSAGIATTAFVAFLSSLTNVSFTAVQYAIFSSMMTLLPKMVGGYSGTMVSAFGYEKFFLLTAVMGVPVLLLIVMVHKLSAKHS is encoded by the coding sequence ATGAGCCGAGAAGAGTTAGAAATTCGCTCTTGGGGTGATAGCTTCAAAGCCTGGGGACACCCAAAGGCCATTGCTATGCTTTTTCTTGGGTTTTCCGCTGGGGTTCCCATATTACTAATTTTCTCAACCCTGTCAGTGTGGCTACGGGAGGCTGGGGTTGACAGATCTGCGGTGACTTTTTTCAGTTGGGCAGCCCTTGGCTATTCCTTTAAGTTTTTATGGGCACCGATAATAGATTTGTTGCCAGTGCCATTTCTTACCATTACCCTTGGGCGGCGGAGGTCCTGGCTGATACTGGCGCAATTCTGCATTATCGTCGCGATTCTATGGATGGCGTTGGTGAATCCGGCAGACAACCCGCATAATCTTACTTTCATGGCCATGGCTGCCGTTCTTCTTGGATTTTCTTCAGCTAGCCAGGACGTAGTCATCGACGCTTACCGGATTGAGAGCGCTGAGCAAACTCTTCAGGCGCTGCTTTCGTCGATGTATATTGCCGGCTATCGCGTAGGTATGCTGGTGGCGGGGGCAGGCTCGCTTTTCCTTGCCGATTATATAGGTGGTGGCGATGGATATAGCTATTACGCCTGGCGGATAACATATTTTGCCATGGCGGCAGTCATGATTTGCGGGGTGATTACCACTCTTTGTATTGCCGAACCCTTGTCACCCCGAGGTGTCGATCGGCACCGCTACTCAGTTGCTGAATATCTACGGCTTGTGTTGTTATTCGCCCTGGTGTTGTTGGCTTTTGCCCTGACTTTTTTTGGAGCAGGCATCTGGTTTGCGGATATTGGCAAAGTCTACCCATTTTTTGTTGCTGCCGAGGGAGGTGTAACCTCATTTTTTTCTGAATTTTTACGCTTTTCCCTGGCAGCAGGCGCAGGTGGGCTGGTTGCTTGGGTGGTAGTTGTGACCGGCCTATTTAATAAAGATATGGTGTTCCAGGCATATTGGACGCCGGTGCAGGAATTCTTTATCCGCTATGGCGTAAAGACAGCTGTACTTCTTCTCTTGCTGATTGGATTTTACCGGCTCTCTGATATTGTGCTTGGTGTTGTGTCCAATGTCTTTTATCTCGATATGGGGTTTAGCAAAACGGCCATCGCCGGCATCACCAAATCCTTTGGTTTGGGTATGACACTGGCGGGTGGATTTTTAGGCGGTATTCTAACCATCCGTTTCGGGGTGCAGAGGATCTTATTTTTGGGAGCGTTCCTTTCCGCCGCGACGAATCTTTTATTTATGCTGCTCGCCGGTGCCGCAAATGACTTGACCCTGCTTACTATCGTTATCGGCGCCGACAACCTCAGCGCCGGGATCGCTACGACAGCTTTCGTCGCATTCCTGTCCAGTCTTACCAATGTGTCTTTTACGGCCGTACAATACGCAATCTTCAGTTCCATGATGACCCTGTTGCCGAAGATGGTGGGAGGGTATTCAGGAACCATGGTTTCTGCCTTTGGCTATGAAAAATTCTTCCTGTTGACTGCTGTGATGGGGGTCCCGGTTCTTTTGCTTATTGTTATGGTGCATAAGTTGTCGGCGAAGCACTCATAG
- a CDS encoding PilZ domain-containing protein, with protein sequence MAIKYYHHTENCPFWSELSAKCRVCKGGLFIPLDNHIELYCKTPDYPLCLQYDVHKEKHFKIIDNKSITPDNRRKFVRFDVRLQITLIKHVQSGQIGTHSSTFAKTIDLSSGGMRLTTSNPLTSKSVVQFSFGDSFPKSLQNCSGKVAWCNKEIDDPGYQAGISFNDEQLIEAIGQHLGLFHYEM encoded by the coding sequence ATGGCCATAAAATATTATCACCATACCGAGAACTGTCCGTTTTGGTCGGAACTTTCAGCAAAATGTCGAGTCTGTAAAGGCGGCCTTTTTATTCCTCTCGATAATCATATCGAGCTGTACTGCAAAACCCCCGACTATCCCTTATGTCTGCAATATGATGTCCACAAGGAAAAACACTTTAAAATCATAGATAATAAATCTATTACACCCGACAATCGGAGGAAATTTGTCCGATTTGATGTCCGATTACAAATAACCTTGATAAAACACGTTCAATCCGGACAGATTGGTACACACAGTTCCACCTTCGCTAAAACCATCGATCTCAGCAGTGGCGGTATGCGCCTGACTACAAGCAATCCCCTCACCAGCAAGTCCGTTGTTCAATTTTCTTTTGGCGATTCATTTCCCAAAAGCCTGCAGAATTGTTCCGGCAAAGTAGCTTGGTGCAACAAGGAGATTGACGATCCTGGATATCAGGCGGGAATTTCCTTTAATGACGAGCAGCTCATTGAGGCGATAGGCCAGCACCTGGGGTTATTTCACTACGAAATGTAG
- a CDS encoding sigma-54 dependent transcriptional regulator has translation MEKGTPEDIQRVVGNQRVLLDTVPEIVLLMRENHGIEYMNPSAVDFFGDLCDQDIHDDPEKQNAIATLLKIVTQTILEDRIGSTLETNFHQSHLEYTLAPFKGYRGDLLYWFFIRDLTDYKKQLEELSRFHNSIETILSHKINELKESERTRLKLANELNSLKEHLQEQSTEGKMVGSSRALSELRDMVFQVAKSDATILITGESGTGKELVANLIRESSNRNNKPFLKINCNTINDSLLESDLFGHEKGAFTGADCKRKGKFEVVDGGTIFLDEIGDISPRMQAALLRVLQDGDIIRVGGNIPTKVDVRVIAATNLDLSSMVHNGTFRLDLFYRLNIINISIPPLRERKEDIIDLTTHFIRKYRKAFKKDINFLPQSILDRLLLHDWPGNVRELENVIQRAVLMAKNNIITENELFFDSPSGKKNQGSQKDYLQRVEGQSLKNLIADIEKDIILYALEKNHGNVPLTVKQLDIGKTAFYDKMKRHNISPKSLK, from the coding sequence ATGGAAAAAGGCACACCTGAAGACATTCAACGAGTAGTCGGCAATCAGCGAGTTCTCCTTGATACCGTTCCGGAAATAGTTCTCCTCATGAGAGAAAACCATGGAATTGAGTATATGAACCCAAGTGCCGTGGACTTCTTCGGCGACCTTTGCGACCAGGATATTCATGACGATCCGGAAAAACAAAATGCAATTGCTACACTCTTAAAAATTGTCACCCAAACGATTTTAGAGGATCGTATCGGCAGTACCTTAGAAACAAATTTTCACCAATCGCACCTTGAATATACCCTGGCCCCCTTTAAGGGATACAGGGGAGACCTCCTCTATTGGTTCTTTATTAGAGATCTCACCGATTATAAAAAGCAACTTGAAGAACTTTCCCGGTTCCACAATAGCATTGAGACAATATTATCACATAAAATCAATGAATTAAAAGAAAGTGAGCGAACCAGACTAAAATTAGCCAATGAACTGAATTCGTTAAAAGAGCATCTTCAGGAACAATCCACCGAAGGGAAAATGGTTGGTTCGAGTAGAGCTCTCAGTGAATTGCGGGATATGGTCTTTCAGGTAGCGAAATCAGACGCAACCATTCTTATTACCGGTGAATCGGGAACCGGGAAAGAGCTCGTCGCCAACCTTATCAGGGAAAGCAGCAATAGAAACAACAAGCCTTTTCTCAAGATCAACTGCAACACTATTAACGATTCGCTGCTTGAAAGTGATCTCTTTGGCCATGAAAAGGGGGCTTTTACTGGAGCAGATTGTAAAAGAAAGGGCAAGTTCGAGGTCGTTGATGGCGGCACAATCTTTCTTGATGAAATCGGTGATATCAGTCCGAGAATGCAGGCTGCTTTGCTCCGAGTTCTGCAGGACGGAGATATTATTCGGGTTGGCGGAAACATACCAACAAAAGTCGATGTCAGAGTTATTGCCGCAACCAACCTTGATCTGAGTTCAATGGTGCATAATGGCACCTTTCGCTTAGATCTTTTCTATAGGCTAAACATCATCAATATTTCCATTCCGCCATTACGTGAACGAAAGGAGGATATTATTGATCTCACCACCCACTTCATTAGAAAGTATCGCAAGGCCTTCAAAAAGGACATTAATTTTCTTCCCCAGTCGATCTTAGACCGTCTCCTCCTGCATGACTGGCCGGGGAATGTACGAGAACTGGAGAATGTCATTCAACGTGCCGTTCTTATGGCAAAAAACAATATAATCACCGAGAACGAACTCTTTTTTGACAGCCCCTCAGGTAAAAAGAATCAGGGCTCTCAGAAAGATTATTTACAGCGCGTTGAAGGCCAGTCTCTAAAAAATCTCATCGCCGACATTGAAAAGGATATCATTTTATACGCCCTCGAAAAGAATCATGGCAACGTACCTTTGACGGTAAAACAACTGGATATTGGCAAAACAGCTTTCTATGATAAAATGAAACGCCACAACATCTCCCCGAAGTCACTAAAATGA